From a single Pseudomonas cremoricolorata genomic region:
- the wecB gene encoding non-hydrolyzing UDP-N-acetylglucosamine 2-epimerase, whose translation MKILILFGTRPEAIKMAPLVKVLENTEGVESIVCSTGQHRQMLDQVLQLFDIQVDHDLDVMVAGQTLNGLFSRLMGRLDTLLEEVRPDCVLVHGDTTTAAACALAAFHRRIPIGHVEAGLRTGDLTQPFPEEMSRRVVDVMGRWLFAPTITSRTNLLRENLQGEIYVTGNTVIDALDLIVQKLEREPALGQSFAARYPWLDDSRRLILVTGHRRENFGDGFRQICQALAELGQRDDVQIVYPVHLNPSVRDVVMSMLSDRHNVHLIDPLDYLEFVWFMQRAYLVLTDSGGVQEEAPHLGKPVLVMRNTTERPEAVTSGTVKLVGTDSATIVEAVRMMLDDDALYNHMARSVNPYGDGKASERIADVLLGREFNPFQQEVIAPKSHNNDA comes from the coding sequence ATGAAGATTCTGATTTTGTTCGGCACCCGCCCGGAAGCCATCAAGATGGCGCCGCTGGTGAAGGTGCTCGAGAACACCGAAGGTGTCGAAAGCATTGTCTGCAGCACCGGCCAGCACCGACAGATGCTCGATCAGGTTCTGCAACTGTTCGACATCCAGGTCGATCACGATCTGGACGTGATGGTCGCCGGGCAGACCCTCAATGGGCTGTTCAGTCGTCTGATGGGGCGTCTCGACACCCTGCTCGAAGAAGTCCGCCCGGACTGCGTGCTGGTACACGGTGACACCACCACCGCCGCCGCCTGTGCCCTGGCCGCCTTCCACCGACGCATCCCGATCGGTCACGTGGAAGCGGGCCTGCGCACTGGTGACCTGACCCAGCCATTCCCTGAAGAAATGAGCCGCCGTGTGGTCGATGTCATGGGCCGATGGCTGTTCGCCCCGACCATCACTTCGCGCACCAACCTGCTGCGCGAGAACCTTCAGGGCGAAATCTACGTCACCGGCAATACGGTAATCGACGCCCTTGACCTGATCGTGCAGAAGCTGGAGCGCGAGCCGGCGCTGGGGCAGTCGTTCGCCGCGCGCTATCCCTGGCTGGACGACAGCCGACGTCTGATCCTGGTCACCGGCCACCGCCGCGAGAACTTCGGCGACGGCTTCAGACAGATCTGCCAGGCCCTGGCAGAGCTTGGCCAGCGCGACGACGTGCAGATCGTCTACCCGGTACACCTCAATCCGAGCGTGCGCGACGTGGTGATGAGCATGCTCAGCGACCGGCACAACGTGCACCTGATCGACCCCCTCGACTACCTGGAATTCGTCTGGTTCATGCAGCGCGCCTACCTGGTGCTGACGGATTCGGGCGGCGTCCAGGAAGAGGCCCCGCATCTGGGCAAGCCGGTGCTGGTGATGCGCAACACCACCGAGCGTCCCGAGGCGGTCACCTCCGGCACGGTGAAGCTGGTCGGTACCGACAGCGCGACCATCGTCGAGGCTGTACGGATGATGCTCGACGACGACGCGCTCTATAACCACATGGCGCGAAGTGTCAATCCGTATGGCGATGGCAAAGCCAGTGAGCGAATTGCCGACGTCTTATTAGGGCGAGAGTTCAATCCATTTCAACAAGAAGTAATTGCCCCGAAAAGTCATAATAATGACGCATAA
- a CDS encoding alginate O-acetyltransferase AlgX-related protein codes for MAEKGSSESSTHRGYTTAVIALLLFAQVCGLWMLFTSKLDTAQLRPAAWFDGEAGKAMGDALQPSVQNDADTLSAALRYRLLGDLGAQVVQGCPGWLFYRDGLRAQPGVHGAFEARVALMKHWSAQLREQGVQLLVVTVPDKSRVETQALCGLQQTAQMQARLGQWQAILTQQGVNHVDLSAALGEQAFFRTDVHMNTRGAQRAADAVARGALALLPGKGEQRFSSVLADAEQPRMGDMIVLAGLEHAPASWRPALDQEREEQLRAEASGGLLDDTPPVQVLLAGSSNGRRSGFAERLGRDLGQQVWNQSRDGGQFCGAFLAALGERARWPGSLKLVIWEFSESALSLPLTADERAALAALPEGQAPDAL; via the coding sequence ATGGCTGAAAAAGGCTCATCTGAGTCGTCCACTCACCGCGGCTATACCACCGCGGTGATCGCGTTACTGCTGTTCGCGCAGGTCTGCGGGCTGTGGATGCTGTTCACCAGCAAGCTCGACACCGCACAGTTGCGCCCAGCCGCCTGGTTCGATGGTGAAGCCGGCAAAGCCATGGGCGATGCCTTGCAGCCCAGTGTGCAGAACGACGCCGACACGCTCAGCGCCGCGCTGCGCTATCGGCTGCTCGGTGACCTTGGCGCGCAGGTGGTACAGGGTTGCCCTGGCTGGCTGTTCTACCGCGATGGCCTGCGCGCGCAACCCGGCGTGCACGGTGCCTTCGAGGCGCGTGTGGCGCTGATGAAGCACTGGTCAGCGCAACTGCGCGAGCAGGGCGTGCAGTTGCTGGTGGTCACCGTGCCGGACAAATCCCGTGTGGAAACCCAGGCCCTGTGCGGGCTGCAGCAAACTGCCCAGATGCAGGCGCGGCTCGGGCAATGGCAAGCGATCCTGACGCAACAGGGTGTGAACCACGTCGACCTCAGCGCGGCCCTGGGCGAGCAGGCGTTTTTCCGCACCGACGTGCACATGAATACCCGTGGCGCGCAGCGTGCCGCCGATGCCGTGGCCCGTGGCGCCCTGGCGCTGCTGCCGGGCAAGGGCGAGCAACGCTTCAGCAGCGTGCTGGCCGATGCCGAGCAGCCGCGCATGGGCGACATGATCGTCCTCGCCGGCTTGGAACATGCCCCCGCCAGCTGGCGCCCGGCGCTGGACCAGGAACGCGAAGAACAACTGCGCGCCGAAGCCTCGGGCGGTCTGCTCGATGACACGCCGCCGGTGCAGGTGCTGCTCGCCGGCAGCTCCAATGGCCGGCGCAGCGGCTTCGCCGAACGGCTGGGGCGTGATCTCGGCCAGCAGGTGTGGAACCAGAGCCGCGATGGCGGCCAGTTCTGCGGCGCCTTTCTCGCCGCCCTGGGCGAGCGTGCGCGCTGGCCCGGCAGCCTGAAACTGGTGATCTGGGAATTCTCCGAAAGCGCGTTGTCGCTCCCGTTGACCGCTGATGAACGCGCCGCGCTGGCGGCGTTACCTGAAGGACAGGCCCCCGATGCTCTTTAA
- a CDS encoding cellulose biosynthesis cyclic di-GMP-binding regulatory protein BcsB, producing MSHTPSRFQLAILGAVFLASPIAWANPPASSPVSSALLTLAGEDWVSRSISLKDLGIANPIVLDQADNRQSFFLPVPRTVAISDAQLELNGQFIRGEELPATFRVGLDGQPRIAERVTRGEGDVNRKLPVDTGQHMSGFVRLSVDWSSPVSEEFCSPPRPTANILTLSPQTRLTYRFSLASLKTLSDAWSILPPDPVILVAAGPLARESFDSAWRVGVALERNARRSKVQALPQVGDKVSLPTLDIPAALSNVPAFAALRSGSEHTLANAAELGALLMLDTPATRADLAIADSELVKQLNTAFDALGQQLSNDPAAAAVLQQWRKQRASLANAPLGSQQVQLLSLGRQALIGVAADAGAKAAGVFDPQWRNVLVSPTAEVKEADTALRNAHDHLRLSTLGGDFGVFDVVSRGEWTATFPLSAVSVNGRMPGEFNLDVAAAPGASITKPVASIIWNNVLLNAAQLDADGTRERLSARIPGYALGVTNTVQVRFQRQPVSPNCAEVPQAYPVNVLPSSYLTSAKAEPDGTFLGLLPLLAGSPQVIVDANALNNPVAPLGKLIRLANAAALSPLKAELVLHEGDGEVSPNQAFLAMDVKVAGAKPILGVAEVERLQAQGNDRLALDLQGPQPLGTLSVVDSGAQHGILWSTLGNPQMVPADPFLLTKGNAVVIGEQGPLTWVDTTDPELDLTGTPFHQWRKQLVWALPTLAGIVLVLLLLGILARRMRNKNKGH from the coding sequence TTGAGCCACACGCCCAGTCGTTTCCAGTTAGCCATTCTTGGTGCGGTATTCCTCGCCTCGCCTATCGCATGGGCCAACCCGCCTGCCAGCTCACCGGTCAGCAGCGCCCTGCTGACACTGGCGGGCGAAGACTGGGTGTCGCGCAGCATTTCGCTCAAGGACCTTGGCATTGCCAACCCGATCGTGCTCGACCAGGCCGACAACCGTCAGTCGTTCTTCCTGCCCGTGCCGCGAACGGTGGCGATCAGCGATGCGCAACTGGAGCTCAACGGTCAGTTCATCCGTGGTGAAGAACTGCCGGCCACGTTCCGCGTCGGTCTCGACGGTCAGCCGCGCATCGCCGAACGCGTAACCCGTGGCGAAGGGGATGTGAATCGCAAACTGCCAGTCGACACCGGGCAGCACATGAGCGGTTTCGTGCGCCTGTCGGTCGACTGGAGTTCGCCGGTTTCCGAAGAGTTCTGCAGTCCGCCGCGGCCGACCGCGAACATCCTCACGCTGTCGCCGCAGACGCGTCTGACCTATCGCTTCTCGCTGGCCTCGCTGAAAACCTTGTCAGACGCCTGGAGCATCCTGCCGCCCGATCCGGTGATCCTGGTCGCCGCCGGCCCGCTGGCTCGGGAAAGCTTCGACAGCGCCTGGCGTGTAGGTGTGGCGCTTGAGCGCAATGCCCGTCGCTCCAAGGTGCAGGCCTTGCCGCAAGTGGGTGACAAGGTCAGCCTGCCCACCCTCGACATCCCCGCAGCGCTGAGCAACGTGCCGGCTTTCGCCGCCCTGCGCAGTGGTTCCGAGCACACCCTGGCCAACGCCGCCGAACTCGGTGCGCTGCTGATGCTCGACACCCCGGCCACCCGCGCTGACCTGGCGATTGCCGACAGTGAGCTGGTCAAGCAGCTCAATACCGCGTTCGACGCCCTCGGCCAACAGTTGAGCAACGATCCTGCCGCCGCTGCCGTGCTGCAGCAATGGCGCAAGCAGCGCGCCAGCCTGGCCAATGCCCCGCTGGGCAGCCAGCAGGTGCAGTTGCTCAGCCTCGGTCGCCAGGCGTTGATCGGCGTCGCCGCCGATGCCGGTGCCAAGGCAGCCGGCGTGTTCGACCCGCAATGGCGCAACGTACTGGTGTCGCCCACCGCCGAAGTCAAAGAGGCCGATACCGCGCTGCGCAACGCCCACGACCACCTGCGCCTGAGCACCCTGGGCGGTGATTTCGGTGTCTTCGACGTGGTCAGCCGCGGCGAATGGACCGCCACCTTCCCGCTCAGCGCGGTGTCGGTCAACGGCCGCATGCCCGGTGAGTTCAACCTGGATGTCGCTGCCGCCCCAGGTGCGTCGATCACCAAGCCCGTGGCTTCGATCATCTGGAACAACGTACTGCTCAACGCCGCCCAGCTGGATGCCGATGGCACCCGCGAGCGCCTCAGTGCGCGCATTCCCGGCTACGCCCTGGGCGTGACCAACACCGTGCAGGTGCGCTTCCAGCGCCAGCCGGTGTCGCCTAACTGCGCCGAGGTGCCGCAGGCCTATCCGGTCAACGTGCTGCCCAGCAGCTACCTGACCTCGGCCAAGGCCGAACCCGATGGCACCTTCCTCGGCCTGCTGCCGCTGCTGGCCGGTAGCCCGCAGGTGATCGTCGATGCCAATGCCCTGAACAACCCGGTCGCGCCACTGGGCAAGCTGATCCGCCTGGCCAATGCCGCCGCGCTGTCGCCGCTCAAGGCCGAACTGGTGCTGCATGAAGGCGATGGCGAGGTTTCGCCGAACCAGGCCTTCCTGGCGATGGATGTAAAGGTGGCTGGCGCCAAGCCGATTCTCGGGGTCGCCGAGGTCGAGCGTCTGCAAGCCCAGGGTAACGATCGTCTGGCCCTCGACCTGCAAGGCCCGCAACCGCTGGGCACGCTGTCGGTGGTCGATTCCGGTGCCCAGCACGGCATTCTCTGGAGCACCTTGGGTAACCCGCAGATGGTGCCTGCCGACCCCTTCCTGCTGACCAAGGGCAATGCCGTGGTGATCGGCGAGCAAGGCCCGCTGACCTGGGTCGACACCACCGATCCTGAGCTGGACCTGACCGGCACACCGTTCCATCAGTGGCGCAAGCAGCTGGTGTGGGCGCTGCCGACACTGGCCGGCATCGTGCTGGTGCTGTTGCTGCTCGGCATCCTCGCGCGCCGCATGCGCAACAAGAACAAAGGCCACTGA
- a CDS encoding alginate O-acetyltransferase AlgX-related protein — protein sequence MTFSPLFAPVAKRLSTALLAAALGLGASAALADDSSIILRGSDGWLFPGWGSLTEVDSRGINDSTALIKDAQQALAARGIKLQVLVLPDKTRFYPDKLPAGKSLSPAVQQRYKTILSSLRQAGISAIDDEQVLRQLKDKGTDVFYRTDQHWTQPAADATAVATAEQVRRDVPTLKGNAGSGMALGSEFKERRFGDLAERFLTPDQRKETGRETFTVRRQVAADSLLGDTPAPLHVTGHSMVQPYFGFPQKLSNSLDRPVSVNWKPGNVGQWIMLLEYLESADFKRNPPQVLVWQMFEPTYAQGPQASGLWDNASIMSPDTWRQRLRAAVGK from the coding sequence ATGACGTTCTCACCTCTGTTCGCCCCCGTCGCCAAACGCCTGAGCACCGCCCTGCTGGCGGCTGCCCTGGGCCTGGGCGCCAGCGCTGCGCTGGCCGACGATTCCTCGATCATCCTGCGCGGCAGCGATGGCTGGCTGTTCCCAGGCTGGGGCAGCCTCACCGAAGTCGACAGCCGTGGCATCAACGATTCCACCGCACTGATCAAGGACGCCCAGCAAGCCCTGGCCGCCCGCGGCATCAAACTGCAAGTGCTGGTGCTGCCCGACAAGACCCGCTTCTACCCCGACAAACTGCCCGCCGGCAAAAGCCTGAGCCCGGCCGTGCAGCAGCGCTACAAGACCATCCTCAGCAGCCTGCGCCAGGCCGGCATCAGCGCCATCGACGACGAACAGGTGCTGCGCCAGCTCAAGGACAAGGGCACCGACGTGTTCTACCGCACCGACCAGCACTGGACGCAGCCGGCAGCCGATGCCACCGCCGTCGCCACCGCTGAACAGGTGCGCCGCGACGTGCCGACCCTCAAAGGCAACGCCGGCAGCGGCATGGCCCTGGGCAGCGAGTTCAAGGAGCGCCGTTTCGGTGACCTGGCCGAGCGCTTCCTGACCCCCGACCAGCGCAAGGAAACCGGTCGCGAGACCTTCACCGTGCGCCGCCAGGTCGCCGCTGACAGCCTGCTCGGGGACACCCCGGCGCCGCTGCACGTGACCGGCCACAGCATGGTGCAGCCGTACTTCGGCTTCCCGCAGAAGCTGTCCAACAGCCTCGACCGTCCGGTGTCGGTGAACTGGAAGCCGGGCAACGTCGGCCAGTGGATCATGCTGCTCGAATACCTGGAGTCGGCCGACTTCAAGCGCAACCCGCCGCAAGTGCTGGTCTGGCAGATGTTCGAGCCAACTTACGCACAAGGCCCGCAAGCCAGCGGCCTGTGGGACAACGCCTCGATCATGAGCCCTGACACCTGGCGCCAACGCCTGCGTGCTGCCGTCGGAAAGTGA
- the cfaB gene encoding C17 cyclopropane fatty acid synthase CfaB: MLGQLPPALQRLHLPLRVKLWDGNQFDLGPDPQVTILIKEPQVVTQLAHPSLDQLGSAFVDGKLELEGDIGEAVRVCDQLSEALLQPGHDTAPQRVAHDKQTDAQSIAYHYDVSNAFYQLWLDRDMAYSCAYFREPDDTLDEAQSNKFDHLCRKLRLQAGDYLLDVGCGWGGLARFAAREYGAKVFGITLSKEQLALARQRVDEQGLGDQVELQILDYRDLPQDGRFDKVVSVGMFEHVGHANLPLYCQTLFAAVREGGLVMNHGITAKAVDGRPVGKGAGAFIDRYVFPNGELPHLSMITAAVCESGLEVVDVESLRLHYARTLSLWSQNLENQLHRAAALVPEQTLRIWRLYLAGCAYAFTRGWINLHQVLAVKPYADGRHDLPWTRDDLYR, from the coding sequence ATGCTCGGGCAACTTCCACCTGCGCTACAGCGTCTGCACCTGCCGCTTCGGGTCAAGCTTTGGGATGGCAATCAGTTCGATCTTGGGCCTGACCCACAGGTCACTATTCTGATCAAGGAACCTCAGGTGGTTACCCAGCTGGCTCATCCCAGCCTCGACCAGCTCGGCTCGGCCTTCGTCGATGGCAAGCTCGAACTTGAAGGCGATATCGGCGAGGCCGTGCGGGTGTGTGATCAGCTCAGCGAGGCCTTGCTGCAACCTGGGCACGACACCGCGCCGCAGCGGGTCGCCCACGATAAACAGACCGACGCGCAGTCCATCGCCTATCACTACGACGTGTCCAACGCCTTCTATCAGCTGTGGCTGGACCGTGACATGGCGTACTCCTGCGCCTACTTCCGCGAGCCGGACGACACGCTCGACGAGGCGCAGTCGAACAAGTTCGATCACCTGTGCCGCAAGCTGCGTTTGCAGGCCGGTGACTACCTGCTCGATGTCGGCTGCGGCTGGGGCGGCCTGGCACGCTTCGCCGCACGTGAATACGGTGCCAAAGTGTTCGGTATCACCCTGAGCAAAGAGCAGCTTGCATTAGCGCGTCAGCGGGTTGACGAGCAGGGGCTGGGCGACCAGGTGGAGTTGCAGATTCTCGACTACCGCGACCTGCCGCAGGATGGCCGCTTCGACAAGGTGGTCAGCGTCGGCATGTTCGAGCATGTCGGACATGCCAACCTGCCACTGTATTGTCAGACGCTGTTCGCTGCCGTGCGTGAGGGCGGGCTGGTGATGAACCATGGCATCACGGCCAAGGCCGTCGATGGGCGACCGGTCGGCAAAGGCGCAGGAGCGTTCATCGACCGCTATGTCTTCCCTAATGGCGAGTTGCCACATCTGTCGATGATCACCGCTGCGGTGTGTGAAAGCGGGTTGGAGGTGGTCGACGTCGAGAGCCTGCGCCTGCACTACGCGCGAACCCTGAGCCTGTGGAGCCAGAACCTGGAGAACCAGCTACACCGTGCTGCCGCGCTGGTGCCGGAACAGACGTTGCGCATCTGGCGTCTGTACCTGGCCGGATGCGCCTATGCATTCACCCGCGGCTGGATCAACCTGCATCAGGTACTGGCTGTGAAACCCTACGCCGATGGCCGACACGATCTGCCGTGGACTCGCGACGACCTGTACCGTTAG
- a CDS encoding NfrA family protein: MNFTRTTSLLLGAWLSCAAVSAFAAEEVPLEGVAWGEASRAYSNYEAGRYREAVQHADGALKFRPDVVRLHLLKIYALEKLGQRAQARQAAQAAIKQGLRDPALQRAVVNLQPVAPVRRTASGATASAASAPTTSAAYRRGFPIATKAYASYNANAFQEAERGAEQAFRIDPSQGAWAMLWLDALEAQQRWADAAQAVDTAIKLGAPNANDLQARRQTLNRRMAIRPAEQAYQALIANRPGDAVPLAREAARLAPDIASHRLLLVTSLLLDNQPAAAEQAADQALQDDDESTVMLVMRGYLRQFQGKTQAAQSDFDAALAQDWLDEEQLRNVRLIAIDGALASGDQARAEALLAPMDKTDDAVIRRQKTLADGRTPAAPLTLASYPSPSQSCQDTPYGTQCELLPADTNGATGPAGEAYAAYGRQDFQEAIDKARLAVDQEPDNVNFQRLLTTALASGNDAQAAEAEQRMSDAIARTPSDADLLMQRGYLRMRMREPARAREDFRAAQDTGKAPKTVALDEAYALSAMGENPAAVRQLKSVIDKDDAGELKLDPQQRYNTRNAITGLDREWGATLSLGYRGARPSTSVSGAGLSTAGDAVFSTAEAYWRPSQLNNQNGMLEVYGRLTNTLYDSGGKLESDGFIDPCSRAFTANARTTESSSVTGFPSTIGSLGVRYMLSDTGFTFGLERRFFIGSATREGTAFPASRTDQCSIQQAIQRENQRRAQDDQINGLLTRYKLGGSAGGWLAYTTYGFYHGTERRMDVPSWFTTEAYSQLGYSLEDNSAKYTLYDVDSNGKASRELMQANGSLRREQLFLSNEIRVGRSYRIDAISPNLVAFPHIVGAADWIWQKDQATGLKVSSGAENFPVLAAGLPDKNLSLTNDARSWSMGVGPGLNLRYWFREDHYHTPRSYLDWSMQYRLPIGGGATERAKGLFMNLTLSY, from the coding sequence ATGAACTTCACCCGTACCACCTCGCTGTTGCTGGGGGCCTGGCTGAGCTGTGCGGCGGTGTCTGCGTTCGCCGCTGAAGAAGTGCCGCTGGAAGGTGTGGCCTGGGGCGAGGCCAGCCGTGCCTACAGCAACTATGAAGCGGGCCGTTACCGTGAGGCGGTGCAGCATGCCGACGGTGCGCTGAAGTTTCGTCCCGACGTGGTACGTCTGCACCTGCTCAAGATCTACGCCCTCGAAAAGCTCGGCCAGCGCGCCCAGGCCCGTCAGGCGGCACAAGCGGCGATCAAGCAGGGCCTGCGCGACCCGGCGCTGCAAAGGGCGGTGGTCAACCTGCAACCGGTAGCACCGGTACGCCGCACCGCCAGCGGCGCGACCGCCAGCGCCGCCAGTGCACCGACCACCTCGGCCGCCTACCGCCGCGGTTTCCCCATTGCCACCAAGGCCTATGCCAGCTACAACGCCAACGCCTTCCAGGAGGCCGAACGCGGCGCCGAACAGGCGTTTCGCATCGACCCCAGCCAAGGCGCCTGGGCGATGCTCTGGCTCGACGCGCTGGAAGCCCAGCAGCGCTGGGCCGATGCTGCCCAGGCGGTAGATACCGCGATCAAGCTCGGCGCGCCCAACGCCAACGACCTGCAAGCCCGGCGTCAGACCCTCAACCGGCGCATGGCCATACGCCCGGCAGAACAGGCCTACCAGGCGCTGATCGCCAACCGACCGGGCGATGCCGTGCCGCTGGCCCGGGAAGCCGCGCGCCTGGCGCCGGACATCGCCAGCCACCGCCTGTTGCTGGTCACTTCCCTGCTGCTGGACAACCAGCCTGCCGCCGCCGAACAGGCCGCCGACCAGGCCTTGCAGGACGACGACGAAAGCACCGTGATGCTGGTCATGCGCGGCTACCTGCGCCAGTTCCAGGGCAAGACCCAGGCCGCGCAGAGTGACTTCGACGCCGCCCTGGCCCAGGACTGGCTCGACGAAGAACAACTGCGCAACGTGCGCCTGATCGCCATCGACGGCGCCCTGGCCAGCGGCGACCAAGCCCGTGCCGAGGCCCTGCTGGCGCCGATGGACAAGACCGACGACGCGGTCATTCGCCGGCAGAAAACCCTCGCCGATGGCCGCACCCCGGCAGCCCCGCTGACGCTGGCCAGCTACCCTTCGCCAAGCCAGTCGTGCCAGGACACCCCCTACGGCACCCAGTGCGAACTGCTGCCCGCCGACACCAACGGCGCCACCGGCCCTGCCGGCGAAGCCTACGCCGCCTATGGCCGACAGGACTTCCAGGAAGCCATCGACAAGGCCCGCCTGGCCGTCGACCAGGAACCAGACAACGTCAACTTCCAGCGCCTGCTGACCACCGCGCTGGCCTCCGGCAACGACGCCCAGGCGGCCGAGGCCGAGCAGCGCATGAGCGATGCCATCGCCCGCACCCCAAGCGATGCCGACCTGCTGATGCAGCGCGGCTACTTGCGCATGCGCATGCGTGAACCGGCCCGCGCCCGGGAAGACTTCCGCGCCGCCCAGGACACCGGCAAGGCGCCGAAAACCGTGGCCCTCGACGAGGCCTACGCGCTGTCGGCCATGGGCGAAAACCCCGCTGCCGTGCGCCAGCTCAAGAGCGTGATCGACAAGGATGACGCCGGCGAGCTGAAACTCGACCCGCAGCAGCGCTACAACACGCGCAACGCCATCACCGGGCTGGACCGCGAATGGGGCGCGACGCTGTCGCTCGGCTACCGCGGCGCACGGCCCAGCACCTCGGTGTCCGGCGCTGGCCTGAGTACTGCGGGCGATGCCGTGTTCAGCACCGCCGAGGCGTACTGGCGGCCCTCCCAGCTGAACAACCAGAACGGCATGCTGGAAGTCTATGGGCGGCTGACCAACACGCTGTACGACAGCGGCGGCAAGCTGGAGTCGGACGGCTTCATCGATCCGTGCTCGCGAGCCTTCACCGCCAACGCGCGCACCACCGAGTCCAGTTCGGTCACCGGCTTTCCCAGCACCATCGGTTCGCTGGGTGTGCGCTACATGCTCTCTGACACGGGCTTCACCTTCGGCCTCGAGCGGCGCTTCTTCATAGGTTCAGCGACGCGGGAGGGCACGGCGTTTCCGGCGTCGAGGACCGACCAGTGCTCGATTCAGCAGGCGATTCAGCGTGAAAACCAACGCCGTGCACAAGACGATCAGATCAACGGCCTGCTCACCCGCTACAAACTCGGCGGCAGTGCCGGTGGCTGGCTGGCCTACACCACCTACGGCTTCTACCACGGCACCGAACGGCGCATGGACGTACCGAGCTGGTTCACCACCGAAGCCTACTCGCAGCTGGGCTACTCGCTGGAAGACAACTCGGCCAAGTACACGCTGTACGACGTCGATAGCAACGGCAAAGCCAGCCGTGAGCTGATGCAGGCCAATGGCAGCCTGCGCCGCGAGCAGTTGTTCCTCAGCAACGAGATTCGCGTCGGTCGCAGTTACCGAATCGACGCCATCTCGCCGAACCTGGTGGCGTTCCCGCACATCGTTGGCGCCGCCGACTGGATCTGGCAGAAAGACCAGGCCACTGGCCTCAAGGTCAGCAGCGGCGCAGAGAACTTCCCAGTGCTTGCGGCCGGTCTGCCGGACAAGAACCTGTCCCTGACCAATGATGCCCGGTCGTGGTCGATGGGCGTTGGCCCCGGCCTCAACCTGCGCTACTGGTTCCGCGAGGACCACTACCACACGCCACGTTCCTACCTCGATTGGTCCATGCAGTACCGCCTGCCGATTGGCGGTGGCGCAACCGAACGAGCCAAGGGCCTATTCATGAACCTGACGCTGTCTTACTGA